A single window of Sphaerodactylus townsendi isolate TG3544 linkage group LG05, MPM_Stown_v2.3, whole genome shotgun sequence DNA harbors:
- the LOC125432446 gene encoding protein FAM32A-like isoform X2 — MAEYEAVQTGPLRLKSGAGVAAPGKRKKKKDKDKSKIVDQIVSSKNQEEEEEKKRTLDKRTPAQLAYEKMQEKRP; from the exons ATGGCGGAATACGAGGCGGTGCAGACGGGGCCCTTGCGGCTGAAAAGCGGGGCTGGCGTGGCCGCCCCCGGAAAGCG gaagaagaaaaaggacaaaGATAAAAGCAAAATTGTGGATCAGATTGTGAGCAGCAaaaaccaggaggaggaggaggagaaaaagcgAACTCTGGACAAGCGGACTCCAGCACAGCTAGCCTATGAGAAGATGCAGGAGAAGCGG ccATGA
- the LOC125432446 gene encoding protein FAM32A-like isoform X1: MAEYEAVQTGPLRLKSGAGVAAPGKRKKKKDKDKSKIVDQIVSSKNQEEEEEKKRTLDKRTPAQLAYEKMQEKRQMERILKKASKTHKQRVEVRCCLPSMRTGAV; encoded by the exons ATGGCGGAATACGAGGCGGTGCAGACGGGGCCCTTGCGGCTGAAAAGCGGGGCTGGCGTGGCCGCCCCCGGAAAGCG gaagaagaaaaaggacaaaGATAAAAGCAAAATTGTGGATCAGATTGTGAGCAGCAaaaaccaggaggaggaggaggagaaaaagcgAACTCTGGACAAGCGGACTCCAGCACAGCTAGCCTATGAGAAGATGCAGGAGAAGCGG CAAATGGAACGGATTCTGAAGAAAGCCtccaaaacccacaaacagagagTCGAGGTGAGATGCTGCTTGCCAAGTATGAGGACAGGTGCAGTCTGA
- the AP1M1 gene encoding AP-1 complex subunit mu-1 translates to MSASAVYVLDLKGKVLICRNYRGDVDMSEVEHFMPILMEKEEEGTLSPILAHGGVRFMWIKHNNLYLVATSKKNACVSLVFSFLYKVVQVFSEYFKELEEESIRDNFVIIYELLDELMDFGYPQTTDSKILQE, encoded by the exons ATGTCGGCCAGCGCCGTCTACGTGCTGGACCTGAAGGGGAAG GTGCTGATCTGTAGAAATTATCGGGGAGATGTGGATATGTCCGAAGTGGAACATTTCATGCCAATCCttatggaaaaggaagaagaagggacgCTTTCTCCCATTCTCGCTCACGGAGGTGTGCGCTTTATGTGGATTAAGCATAACAACTTGTACC TTGTTGCAACATCCAAGAAGAACGCCTGCGTGTCTTTAGTCTTCTCCTTTCTCTACAAGGTTGTTCAG GTGTTTTCTGAATACTTCAAAGAGCTGGAAGAAGAGAGCATTCGAGATAATTTTGTTATCATTTACGAACTCCTGGACGAACTCATGGATTTTGGATACCCGCAAACCACTGATAGTAAAATTTTACAAGAGTAA